One Peterkaempfera bronchialis DNA window includes the following coding sequences:
- a CDS encoding SDR family NAD(P)-dependent oxidoreductase, with product MDVPAVPPGLPTYPFQHRHYWLDAPTHTGRGDASAHPLLDTVVERADDGGLVITGRISTRSHPWLGEHTVGGTTLFPGTAFAELATAAAETAGLGTVGELVLSAPLTLADGVLDLQITMLAPDTDGRRTFDVYSRPEHGGPQDWTHHATGTLVGEPADTAPDFPEQWPPPGAVALDLGVAADRFEAVRVGYGPTYQGLRAAWQHGGTVYAEVELPEGAHPDAARYGIHPALLDAALQADVLTDRPGEDGGTPALRLPFAWTGLTLHAVGATLLRVRLDRPDPDTLTVVAVDPEGEPVLTVEALALRPVDPDRLTSPVPAPRGPAVPTRAPARRAAGRTAGGSTAERLQRLPAAEAERELRSLVRAEVAAVLGYATPEELDPDRAFRDLGFESLTAVQLRDRIAAATGLRLPPTLVFNHPSPRALAGHLHGLLHQGDTPAAPDRAPARTRAAADEPIAIIGMACRYPGGVASPEDLWRLVAEGREALSEFPSDRGWDLDGLYDPDPEHTGTAYTRHGGFLAGAADFDPGFFGINPREALAMDPQQRLLLEASWEAMESAGLDPASLRATPVGVFTGLIYTEYGSRVRGSAPEAEGYLGTGSAGSVASGRIAYTYGFEGPAVTVDTACSSSLVALHLAAQALRSGECTLALVGGATVMSTPDTLIEFSRQRGLSPDGRCRAFSADADGTGFAEGVGLLLVERLSDAQANGHPVLAVVRGSAVNQDGASNGLTAPNGPSQERVIRAALASAGLTAADVDAVEAHGTGTRLGDPIEAQALLAAYGQDRPEDRPLRLGSIKSNIGHAQAAAGVAGVIKVVQALRHELLPATLHVGEPTAQVDWEAGAVELLREPVPWARGDRPRRAGVSAFGMSGTNAHVLIEEAPAAPAPAVPAEEGASPLPVPVVVSGRSEVALGVAAGRLAGWLEGGGSGVGLSEVAGWSVVRGVRHGFGAAVVSGDRGEVIAGLRALASGVGHPAVVSGRGVSSPGRVVLVFPGQGSQWVGMGAALAGVSPVFAGRLAEAGRALAPFTDWSLGEALGDPVLLGRVDVVQPVLWAVMVSLAELWRSWGLRVDGVVGHSQGEIAAAAVSGALSLEDAAAVVALRSRAIRAIAGGGGMASVPLPVGEVEGLLAGWGGELEVAAVNGPSSTVVSGSAGAVGGLVEWGEGAGVRVRRVPVDYASHSAQVEPLRAELSEVLGGIRPRASRVPFYSTVSGGVVDGASLDAGYWFRNLRGRVRFEDAVRVLARDGFTTFVEASAHPVLTVGVQETLAGRDDVLVTGTLRRNREDHRPLLSALAAVELHGHRLSWPVDVPAAPPGLPTYPFQHRHYWLDAAPDISDPGHLGLHTADHPLLDATTDLPDGTTLYTSRISASTHPWLLDHAVTGTPLLPATAFVELALHAGHRGAVPQLAELTLEAALPLGDGAVHIQTTVRPADDSGARALAVHSRPATAGPDEPWTRHATALLVPQSGVPAGPEPTGAWPPPGAAAVDTTALYDTLAEHGYDYGPAFHGVRAVWRLGDVVHADIALPEDRAAEAARYGIHPALLDAALHPLAAGLLADGAPGGDAPATALPFAWTGVTLAATGATTLRVRLERTGADSVTLTATDPAGGPVAAVERIALRPLAPGALVTARPSGRHQEGLHQLAWTPSGALPAPRADWVRLPDHVLGSGAALPDAATLFTEGDAKAPADVVLPLTVLPGTDVVAATAELLGLVRRWPAQEHLAGTRLTVLTRHAVTTGPADGRVEPVAAALWGLLRSAATEHPGRFALLDTDDTPDSPGVLGAALALDEPQLALRGGEVLTPAVVPLPAEPDLTAPADGGAWRLTPTGDTLDALALLPAPDADRPLLPGEVRIAVRAAGLNFRDVLITLGVYPDQAQLGTEAAGLVTAVGEGVTTLAPGDRVTGLVNGGIGPVAVTDHRLLARIPADWTFAQAAAVPAAYLTAYYALVDLAALRPGERLLVHSAAGGVGIAAVQLATHLGAEVFGTAGPGKWKTLAALGIDPARTASSRTLDFERQFLETTAGEGVDVVLNSFTGDFVDASLRLLPRGGRFIEMGKADLRDPVAVAGQHPGVTYRSFDLLEAGPQRIGELLTELLALFERGTLSLPPITVWPVGRAGEAIRHLGQARHTGKVVVTVPAPLDPAGTVLVTGGTGTLGALTARHLVREHGARHLLLVGRQGPQAPGAAELAAELTGLGAQVTVAACDVSDRDALAELLAGVPAEHPLTLVVHAAGALADGVLETLGAERLEAVLGPKARAAGYLDELTRQADLADLVLFSSVSGVLGGGGQANYAAANAYLDALAQRRAADGLPATSLAWGLWQQATGLTGHLDGTDRARLARGGLVPLGDREGLALLDAARRTGRPAVVTARFDLRADAGPDDVPALLRSLVRTPARRSAAAGPAAGAPASLATRLAALDAAGRAEALLQLVRSQAAAVLGHGTADEVADDRAFKEIGFDSLTAVELRNRLGAATGLRLPPTTVFDHPTPQALAGHLHRTLAPEDDGPDPVLRELDRLEALLPALAAADGTRGAVGRRLRELLWRFDDGPAEAAEESAADLATATDEELFAALDDEFDRPGTEL from the coding sequence GTGGATGTCCCGGCCGTACCGCCCGGCCTGCCGACCTATCCCTTCCAGCACCGCCACTACTGGCTCGACGCTCCCACCCACACCGGTCGCGGCGACGCCTCCGCGCACCCCTTGCTGGACACGGTCGTCGAACGGGCCGACGACGGGGGCCTCGTCATCACGGGCAGGATCTCCACCCGCAGCCACCCGTGGCTCGGTGAGCACACGGTCGGCGGCACCACGCTCTTCCCCGGTACGGCCTTCGCCGAACTCGCCACCGCCGCCGCCGAAACGGCCGGCCTCGGCACCGTCGGCGAACTCGTCCTGTCGGCGCCGCTGACCCTGGCCGACGGCGTGCTCGACCTGCAGATCACCATGCTGGCCCCGGACACCGACGGCCGGCGCACCTTCGACGTCTACTCCCGCCCGGAGCATGGGGGCCCGCAGGACTGGACCCACCACGCGACCGGCACCCTCGTCGGCGAACCCGCCGACACCGCACCGGACTTCCCCGAGCAGTGGCCGCCGCCGGGGGCCGTCGCGCTCGATCTCGGGGTCGCCGCCGATCGCTTCGAGGCCGTCCGGGTCGGCTACGGCCCAACCTACCAGGGCCTGCGGGCCGCCTGGCAACACGGCGGAACCGTCTACGCCGAGGTCGAGCTGCCGGAGGGCGCCCACCCGGACGCCGCCCGCTACGGCATCCACCCCGCGCTGCTCGACGCCGCCCTCCAGGCCGACGTGCTGACCGACCGGCCGGGCGAGGACGGCGGCACCCCCGCGCTGCGGCTGCCGTTCGCCTGGACCGGCCTCACCCTGCACGCCGTCGGCGCCACCCTGCTGCGGGTACGCCTCGATCGGCCCGACCCGGACACGCTCACCGTCGTGGCCGTCGACCCCGAGGGCGAGCCCGTGCTCACCGTCGAGGCCCTCGCCCTGCGCCCGGTGGACCCCGACCGGCTGACCTCCCCGGTGCCCGCCCCGCGCGGACCGGCCGTGCCCACCCGTGCCCCGGCCCGGCGCGCCGCCGGCCGCACGGCAGGCGGCTCCACCGCCGAACGCCTGCAACGGCTGCCCGCCGCCGAGGCGGAGCGGGAGCTGCGGTCCCTGGTCCGCGCCGAGGTCGCCGCGGTGCTCGGCTACGCCACCCCCGAGGAGCTAGACCCGGACCGGGCCTTCCGCGACCTCGGCTTCGAATCGCTGACCGCCGTCCAGTTGCGTGACCGGATCGCCGCCGCCACCGGCCTGCGGCTGCCGCCCACACTGGTGTTCAACCACCCCAGCCCGCGGGCCCTCGCCGGGCACCTGCACGGCCTGCTGCACCAGGGCGACACCCCGGCCGCACCCGACCGGGCCCCCGCCCGTACGCGGGCCGCCGCCGACGAGCCGATCGCCATCATCGGCATGGCGTGCCGCTACCCGGGGGGTGTCGCCTCGCCGGAGGACCTGTGGCGGCTGGTGGCCGAGGGTCGTGAGGCGCTGTCGGAGTTCCCGTCGGACCGGGGCTGGGACCTTGACGGGCTCTATGACCCGGACCCGGAGCACACCGGCACCGCGTACACCCGGCACGGCGGATTCCTGGCCGGCGCCGCCGACTTCGACCCGGGGTTCTTCGGCATCAACCCGCGCGAGGCCCTCGCGATGGACCCGCAGCAGCGGCTCCTGCTGGAGGCGTCCTGGGAGGCGATGGAGAGCGCCGGCCTGGACCCGGCATCGCTGCGCGCCACCCCGGTCGGCGTCTTCACCGGGCTGATCTACACCGAGTACGGGAGCCGGGTGCGCGGCTCCGCGCCCGAGGCGGAGGGCTACCTCGGCACCGGCAGCGCGGGCAGCGTCGCCTCCGGTCGGATCGCCTACACCTACGGCTTCGAGGGCCCGGCGGTGACGGTCGACACGGCCTGCTCGTCCTCGCTGGTCGCCCTGCACCTGGCCGCGCAGGCGCTGCGCTCCGGCGAGTGCACGCTGGCCCTGGTCGGCGGCGCGACGGTGATGTCCACCCCGGACACGTTGATCGAGTTCAGCCGTCAGCGCGGGCTCTCCCCGGACGGCCGCTGCCGGGCGTTCTCCGCCGACGCGGACGGCACGGGATTCGCCGAGGGGGTGGGCCTGCTGCTGGTGGAGCGGCTGTCGGACGCGCAGGCCAACGGGCACCCCGTCCTCGCGGTGGTGCGCGGTTCGGCGGTCAACCAGGACGGTGCCAGCAATGGCCTGACCGCCCCCAACGGTCCTTCGCAGGAGCGGGTGATCCGGGCGGCGCTGGCGTCGGCCGGGCTGACCGCGGCGGACGTGGACGCGGTGGAGGCACATGGGACGGGCACCCGGCTGGGCGACCCGATCGAGGCGCAGGCGCTGCTCGCCGCCTACGGCCAGGACCGCCCCGAGGACCGCCCGCTGCGACTGGGCTCGATCAAGTCGAACATCGGGCATGCGCAGGCGGCGGCCGGCGTGGCCGGTGTGATCAAGGTGGTGCAGGCGCTGCGGCACGAGCTGCTGCCGGCCACCCTGCACGTCGGAGAGCCCACCGCCCAGGTCGACTGGGAGGCAGGCGCCGTCGAGCTGCTCCGCGAGCCCGTCCCCTGGGCCAGGGGCGACCGGCCGCGTCGGGCGGGCGTCTCCGCCTTCGGCATGAGCGGCACCAATGCGCACGTCCTCATCGAGGAGGCGCCGGCCGCTCCGGCGCCCGCCGTCCCTGCGGAGGAGGGCGCGAGCCCGCTGCCCGTTCCGGTGGTGGTGTCGGGTCGGTCGGAGGTGGCGTTGGGTGTGGCGGCGGGTCGGTTGGCGGGGTGGTTGGAGGGTGGGGGTTCGGGTGTGGGGTTGTCGGAGGTGGCGGGGTGGTCGGTGGTGCGGGGGGTGCGGCATGGGTTCGGTGCTGCGGTGGTGTCGGGTGATCGTGGTGAGGTGATTGCGGGGTTGCGGGCGTTGGCGTCGGGGGTGGGGCATCCGGCGGTGGTGTCGGGGCGTGGGGTGTCGTCGCCTGGTCGGGTGGTGCTGGTGTTTCCGGGTCAGGGTTCGCAGTGGGTGGGGATGGGTGCGGCGTTGGCGGGGGTGTCGCCGGTGTTCGCGGGTCGGTTGGCGGAGGCGGGGCGGGCGCTGGCGCCGTTCACGGACTGGTCGTTGGGTGAGGCGTTGGGTGATCCGGTGCTGTTGGGGCGGGTCGATGTGGTGCAGCCGGTGTTGTGGGCGGTGATGGTGTCGTTGGCGGAGTTGTGGCGTTCGTGGGGTTTGCGGGTGGATGGGGTGGTGGGGCATTCGCAGGGGGAGATTGCGGCTGCTGCGGTGTCGGGGGCGTTGAGTCTGGAGGATGCGGCGGCGGTGGTGGCGTTGCGGTCGCGGGCGATCCGGGCGATTGCGGGTGGTGGGGGGATGGCGTCGGTGCCGTTGCCGGTGGGTGAGGTGGAGGGTCTGCTGGCGGGGTGGGGTGGGGAGTTGGAGGTGGCGGCGGTGAACGGGCCGTCGTCGACGGTGGTGTCGGGTTCGGCGGGGGCGGTCGGTGGGTTGGTGGAGTGGGGTGAGGGTGCGGGGGTGCGGGTGCGTCGGGTGCCGGTGGACTATGCGTCGCATTCGGCGCAGGTGGAGCCGTTGCGTGCGGAGTTGTCGGAGGTGTTGGGGGGGATTCGTCCGCGGGCGTCGCGGGTGCCGTTCTATTCGACGGTGTCGGGTGGGGTGGTGGATGGTGCGTCGTTGGATGCGGGGTACTGGTTCCGTAATCTGCGGGGTCGGGTGCGGTTCGAGGACGCGGTGCGGGTGTTGGCGCGGGATGGGTTCACGACGTTTGTGGAGGCCAGTGCGCATCCGGTGCTGACGGTGGGGGTGCAGGAGACGCTTGCGGGTCGGGACGATGTGCTGGTGACGGGGACGTTGCGGCGCAATCGGGAGGATCACCGTCCGCTGCTGTCGGCGTTGGCGGCGGTGGAGTTGCACGGTCACCGGTTGTCCTGGCCGGTGGATGTGCCGGCCGCACCGCCCGGTCTGCCGACCTATCCCTTCCAGCACCGCCACTACTGGCTCGACGCCGCCCCCGACATCAGCGACCCCGGGCACCTCGGCCTGCACACCGCCGACCACCCGCTGCTCGACGCCACCACCGATCTCCCGGACGGCACCACCCTCTACACCAGCCGGATCTCGGCGAGCACCCACCCGTGGCTGCTCGACCACGCTGTCACCGGCACCCCGCTGCTGCCCGCCACCGCCTTTGTGGAGCTGGCCCTGCACGCCGGCCACCGGGGTGCCGTCCCGCAGCTGGCCGAACTCACCCTGGAGGCCGCCCTGCCGCTCGGCGATGGCGCCGTGCACATCCAGACCACCGTGCGGCCCGCCGACGACTCCGGCGCCCGGGCACTGGCCGTCCACTCCCGGCCCGCCACCGCGGGCCCGGACGAGCCGTGGACCCGGCACGCCACCGCCCTCCTCGTCCCGCAGTCCGGCGTGCCCGCCGGGCCGGAGCCGACCGGCGCCTGGCCGCCGCCCGGTGCCGCCGCCGTCGACACCACCGCCCTCTACGACACGCTGGCCGAGCACGGCTACGACTACGGTCCGGCCTTCCACGGGGTCCGCGCCGTCTGGCGGCTCGGGGACGTCGTCCACGCGGACATCGCCCTGCCCGAGGACCGCGCGGCGGAGGCCGCCCGGTACGGCATCCACCCCGCCCTGCTCGACGCCGCCCTGCACCCGCTCGCCGCGGGCCTGCTCGCCGACGGCGCACCGGGCGGCGACGCCCCGGCCACCGCCCTCCCCTTCGCCTGGACGGGGGTCACCCTGGCTGCGACCGGCGCCACCACACTCCGGGTACGCCTCGAACGGACGGGCGCCGACTCGGTCACCCTGACCGCCACCGACCCGGCGGGTGGCCCGGTCGCGGCCGTCGAACGGATCGCGCTGCGACCGCTGGCCCCCGGCGCGCTGGTCACGGCCCGCCCGTCCGGCCGCCACCAGGAAGGGCTCCACCAACTGGCCTGGACGCCCTCCGGCGCCCTCCCCGCGCCCCGCGCGGACTGGGTCCGGCTGCCCGACCACGTCCTCGGGTCCGGCGCGGCCCTGCCCGATGCCGCCACGCTCTTCACCGAGGGCGATGCGAAGGCACCCGCCGACGTCGTCCTGCCGCTCACGGTCCTGCCCGGCACCGACGTCGTCGCGGCCACCGCCGAGCTGCTCGGCCTGGTCCGGCGCTGGCCGGCCCAGGAGCACCTGGCCGGCACCCGGCTGACCGTACTGACCCGGCACGCCGTCACCACCGGCCCCGCCGACGGCCGGGTCGAGCCCGTCGCCGCTGCCCTCTGGGGCCTGCTGCGGAGCGCCGCGACCGAGCACCCCGGCCGCTTCGCCCTGCTCGACACCGACGATACGCCCGACTCCCCCGGCGTCCTGGGCGCCGCCCTCGCGCTGGACGAGCCGCAGCTGGCCCTGCGCGGGGGTGAGGTCCTCACCCCGGCGGTGGTCCCGCTGCCCGCGGAACCGGACCTCACCGCGCCCGCCGACGGCGGTGCGTGGCGGCTCACCCCGACCGGCGACACCCTCGACGCACTCGCCCTGCTGCCCGCACCGGACGCCGACCGCCCGCTCCTCCCCGGGGAGGTGCGCATCGCCGTCCGCGCCGCCGGGCTGAACTTCCGCGACGTGCTCATCACCCTCGGCGTCTACCCGGACCAGGCACAGCTCGGCACCGAGGCGGCCGGTCTGGTCACCGCCGTCGGTGAGGGCGTCACCACGCTCGCCCCCGGCGACCGGGTCACCGGACTGGTGAACGGCGGCATCGGGCCGGTCGCGGTCACCGACCACCGGCTCCTCGCGCGCATCCCCGCCGACTGGACCTTCGCCCAGGCCGCCGCCGTGCCTGCGGCCTACCTCACCGCCTACTACGCACTGGTCGACCTGGCCGCACTGCGCCCCGGCGAACGGCTGCTGGTGCACTCGGCGGCCGGCGGGGTCGGCATCGCGGCCGTCCAGCTCGCCACCCACCTCGGCGCCGAGGTGTTCGGCACCGCCGGGCCCGGCAAGTGGAAGACGCTCGCGGCGCTCGGCATCGACCCGGCCCGCACCGCCTCCTCGCGGACGCTGGACTTCGAGCGGCAGTTCCTGGAGACCACGGCGGGGGAGGGCGTGGACGTGGTGCTGAACTCCTTCACCGGCGACTTCGTCGACGCCTCCCTGCGACTGCTCCCGCGCGGCGGCCGTTTCATCGAGATGGGCAAGGCCGATCTGCGGGACCCCGTCGCCGTGGCCGGGCAGCACCCCGGCGTGACGTACCGCTCCTTCGACCTGCTGGAGGCCGGGCCGCAGCGCATCGGCGAACTGCTCACCGAACTGCTGGCGCTGTTCGAGCGCGGGACGCTGAGCCTGCCCCCGATCACCGTCTGGCCGGTCGGCCGGGCCGGTGAGGCGATCCGCCACCTCGGTCAGGCCCGGCACACCGGCAAGGTGGTCGTCACCGTCCCGGCGCCGCTCGACCCGGCGGGCACCGTCCTGGTCACCGGAGGCACCGGCACCCTCGGCGCGCTCACCGCCCGCCACCTCGTCCGGGAGCACGGCGCCAGGCACCTGCTGCTGGTCGGCCGGCAGGGACCGCAGGCGCCCGGCGCGGCCGAGCTGGCAGCCGAGCTGACCGGCCTGGGTGCACAGGTCACCGTCGCCGCCTGCGATGTGTCCGACCGCGACGCTCTCGCGGAGCTGCTCGCCGGCGTCCCCGCCGAGCACCCGCTGACCCTGGTGGTGCACGCCGCCGGCGCCCTGGCCGACGGCGTGCTGGAGACCCTCGGGGCGGAACGGCTGGAGGCCGTCCTCGGCCCCAAGGCCCGCGCCGCCGGGTACCTGGACGAGCTGACCCGGCAGGCGGACCTCGCCGACCTGGTGCTGTTCTCCTCCGTCTCCGGGGTGCTCGGCGGCGGCGGGCAGGCCAACTACGCCGCCGCCAACGCCTACCTGGACGCCCTCGCCCAGCGCCGCGCCGCCGACGGCCTCCCCGCGACCTCGCTCGCCTGGGGCCTGTGGCAGCAGGCAACCGGTCTGACCGGCCATCTGGACGGTACCGACCGGGCGCGGCTGGCCCGCGGCGGCCTGGTGCCGCTGGGCGACCGCGAGGGCCTGGCGCTGCTGGACGCGGCCCGGCGAACGGGCCGGCCGGCCGTCGTCACCGCCCGCTTCGACCTGCGGGCCGACGCCGGTCCGGACGACGTCCCGGCGCTGCTGCGGTCCCTGGTCCGCACCCCGGCGCGGCGCAGCGCCGCCGCCGGGCCCGCCGCCGGGGCACCCGCGTCGCTGGCGACGCGCCTGGCCGCACTGGACGCGGCCGGCCGGGCCGAGGCCCTGCTGCAACTGGTGCGCTCGCAGGCCGCGGCCGTCCTCGGACACGGCACCGCCGACGAGGTCGCCGACGACCGGGCGTTCAAGGAGATCGGCTTCGACTCGCTGACCGCCGTCGAGCTGCGCAATCGGCTCGGCGCGGCGACCGGACTGCGGCTGCCTCCCACCACCGTGTTCGACCACCCCACCCCGCAGGCCCTGGCCGGTCATCTGCACCGGACTCTCGCCCCCGAGGACGACGGCCCCGACCCGGTGCTGCGCGAACTCGATCGGCTGGAGGCCCTGCTGCCGGCGCTGGCCGCCGCGGACGGTACCCGCGGGGCGGTCGGCCGGCGGCTGCGGGAACTGCTCTGGCGCTTTGACGACGGTCCGGCCGAGGCCGCCGAGGAGTCGGCGGCCGACCTGGCGACGGCCACCGACGAGGAATTGTTCGCCGCCTTGGACGACGAGTTCGACCGACCCGGAACGGAGCTCTGA
- a CDS encoding LLM class flavin-dependent oxidoreductase, with translation MRLGVTYLSISPSVDRASARQKYLDFGRQVEWANDKGFAGIWVTEHHFSGYSLSSSPLLLLGHAASLAPDLRIGTGILVLPLWDPVRLVADVNTLDQLSGGRLDLGIGRGYQPHEFLGFGRDLDSSRGAYEESIDLVLRLLTETEVTHKGEFHRIDAPVSVLPPSFQAPHPPVWAAAVSPESTRHAVRRGFHLLGLALSTPDELAAQWRTVAALAAEEGVSAEGREYAVNRFVHVGTDPAGRRAAAREVARQIQTSRALAQGAYPTGGVPPIPVAIDPADEELAYQRLLAGSPEQIVEQLHELAAAGVTQVNAAFEYGTLPAETAFASMRLFASDVIPALAELPAIR, from the coding sequence ATGCGCCTTGGAGTCACCTATCTGAGCATCTCTCCCTCGGTGGACCGAGCGTCCGCCCGGCAGAAGTACCTGGACTTCGGCCGCCAGGTCGAATGGGCCAACGACAAGGGCTTCGCCGGGATCTGGGTCACCGAGCACCACTTCTCCGGCTACAGCCTCAGCTCCTCACCGCTGCTGCTGCTCGGACACGCCGCCTCGCTCGCCCCCGACCTGCGGATCGGCACCGGCATCCTGGTGCTGCCGCTCTGGGACCCTGTCCGGCTCGTCGCCGACGTCAACACGCTCGACCAGCTCTCAGGCGGCCGGCTGGACCTCGGCATCGGGCGCGGCTACCAGCCGCACGAGTTCCTCGGCTTCGGCCGCGACCTGGACAGCAGCCGGGGCGCCTATGAGGAGTCCATCGACCTGGTGCTCCGGCTGCTCACCGAGACCGAGGTCACCCACAAGGGGGAATTCCACCGGATCGACGCCCCGGTCTCGGTGCTGCCGCCGTCCTTCCAGGCCCCGCATCCGCCGGTCTGGGCCGCCGCCGTCAGCCCCGAGTCCACCCGGCACGCCGTCCGGCGCGGCTTCCACCTGCTGGGCCTGGCCCTCTCCACCCCGGACGAACTCGCCGCGCAGTGGCGGACGGTGGCCGCGCTCGCGGCCGAGGAGGGGGTCAGCGCCGAGGGCCGCGAGTACGCCGTCAACCGCTTTGTGCACGTCGGCACCGACCCGGCCGGGCGGCGGGCGGCCGCCCGCGAGGTCGCCCGGCAGATCCAGACCTCCCGGGCGCTCGCCCAGGGCGCGTACCCGACCGGCGGCGTCCCGCCGATCCCCGTCGCCATCGACCCCGCCGACGAGGAACTCGCCTACCAGCGGCTGCTCGCCGGCTCGCCCGAGCAGATCGTCGAGCAGCTCCACGAGCTCGCCGCCGCCGGGGTCACCCAGGTCAACGCCGCCTTCGAGTACGGGACGCTGCCCGCCGAGACCGCGTTCGCCTCGATGCGGTTGTTCGCCTCCGACGTGATCCCCGCCCTCGCGGAGCTGCCCGCCATCCGCTGA